CTCACCTTTGATGGACGGTATACACCAAAACCAGTCAGCTATAACAGCAGTCCCGCTTGTAGTAAGCAATCATAGCACACCCTAGACATCTTACGCATGTGAACCCAATAACCAACTTCGTTGCATCCCATCcaattggaaagaaagaaactgattatgagatattttaCATGGCATAGCCACCAGCCAACATAAAATGGTTCCAGATGGTCCCCAAAAGATGACTAGGTTAGATAACCACCTCTATTTTCGGGCAAAAAAACTGACCTACTACTTATAGACCAGACTCACTCGATCCTAGCTAGAGTAGACTTGATAAACTACGGCTTCAGTATGTGAAGCCAACTTTTCCTCttgaaattattctaaaagGCCAAAGGCAAGACGGATATCAATGTATAAAGAGAAAAGTTAAGTTCCCTCCAACAGGAAAATGGGTTTTCACATGAGAATACATCATCCTCTttgaaaaggtaaagaaaagaagaaaaagaagaaaaggtaagaGTATTGAGTTGACATGAAAGTCTATTGCAAAAAAATCGGACACCGACACAAGTATGATATGAGAGCGAGTTTATTGCCAGTAGTCGTCAATGAGCAAAGATGCTACATTATAACCTTTCACAACCTTGCTAGACGACTACTATGAACTCTATATTCACATTTAAAAACTGGCTTTGGAAAGTACCTAATTCACAGATAAGCTGAAGCATAATGGAACATGAAGGAAAAACATCGATGGGAACTTATATTATCAAAAGTCTGAGAACACGAAAATAGGCATGGTTTATGCATTAAAATATATGGATATTTACAGCTGGTGCAGGCAAGCTCCACTAAAGATCAGCTAGATcctaaattttctcaaaatagtaGCCAAATTGCTAATTAATTGAACAAAGTATGCTTATTATGCATTAGGAAGCCAGGCATTTAAGATGAGATAAAACAATGAGTAAATCTCCAGGAAAAGGCCTTCACTTGATGCATGTCAATGTCGATTACCCTACTCCTTTGGATGACTGGATTGCAAGCACCTTCCCGCAAGCAACACTAAAACCAAGGCCAACCTACCTCACAACCAATATTCGCCACATTGATGAGTCACATCAAACACTAAGGTCAAGAGGAGAGGCAAGTGCTTAAACATGGAAAAAGTTCCTAAATGCCTCTCCTCAAAATTAGGAGGGAAAAAAGCAGCAGCAGTGGGAACTTAATGAAAAGACTGCAGCAATAATGCTGCAAAGTTGCTAATTTGTTCCAGAAGCAGGGATAACCAACAAAAGCTGGAAACCCCTATTCAGAACGGAAGATAGCTACCGTCTTAAATCATGTCTTACGATAGTCATGCACTCCAGGTTAGCAGAAAAGTCAGTAGACGAAATCCAACGCTATGCACTACTTGAAGAATTGTTCTGAGGCAGCTTGCAAATTGATGGCAAAAGGCAACCCAAAAAGTGGGAAGTTGTTTGGATAGACAACTGGCACTATACATGATGGGGTGATCCTTGACAAGGAGGGACGAATGTGAAGGAATGTGTTCAAGATAAAGCCAGTCAATATAAACCAGCACTCCAGTGGATAATAAAATTTCCATGAACAGCACATCAATCCGCCAGCATAGTATATCATTAAGAACGAGCACTCTAATCTGGTATAGACCCTGCAATTATATGCCATTCCAAACAAATCAATACCCCATTGCTCAAAAGAGGGAAATCAAACAGATAGCGCAGTGAATCATATAAAGAAGCATGAAGAATTTGTCTCCGAAGAAACCCATACCTCAATTCGCACACTGACAAAAAGATTCCGCCAACCTATATAAACCTGTCATTTGGCTAAGGTTCTAATGCCCATACCGAACATTGAAAACCCCACCCTCAACTTTCTAATTTATGTCGAATTGCAGTTTGCTAAAGCAAAATGTAGCACCACAAGACGGGAGTCCTAAATTCTAATATACAAGACCAAGGTACAGTAAATATCATAATTGGTTCAAAGTGCACTTGAGCTTCTAAGATTCCCATCGACAAGGTAGCAGCAAATAAAGCACTAAAATTATCAGCTTACCCTTCACTGATCAGGTTCAGAGCCACATCCAACAGAACACCTTGCGAAAGACCCAGCTTGTTAAGAGTCGAGGTAAGTGGAGTGTATGGATGTTGCACATTGAGTTCAAAGTTCAGTGTTGTCAAAATCAATTGCTCAGCCTCAGTTACTCGCTCCCGATATTGTTCGAACCAATCCTGTTCAACATAATCAAGAGTTAATACGGCCAGATGCCACAAGATATACATTGACAGAAACCAAAAGTAAGAATTGCTAGATGGAGTGAAAAATTGTTGATTTGGCTCAATGAAAAACCAGTATCTATGCAAGCTGAACTGTCCATGACATTTATGCATCTCCATATATGCAAGCTGAACTGTCCATGACATTTATGCATCTCCATAGTTTCTGCACCAACATTTCCAATAGAGAGAAGGACTGCGATACTTACAACAGGGAGTAGAtaggacaaaaaagaaatgtcCTGTTTGTGAAAGATTTCACAGGATGCCCGCAAGACAGTGTTCAGAGGGCGTGGTGTCTCCTCAGACTTAGCAGCTAGAAACAGAGCAGCAGTGGCAATTAACTGGAACAAATATATCAGTTAAAAAATAGATAATCAAATGAGAACTTACCagcaaaaaataacaataataaagaAGAGATTAGACTTAAAGTGAACCATTTAAACACATCCCAAGGCTGAATTGAACAAGACTACGGAGCATATCAAGAAAAAATTTGTTCGATAAcatcaaaagaataaaaaatatgaaaaaaatagttCCACATCCCCTCATGAAAAATCTGATGGAAAAAACTTCACTTCACAACAACAAAAAACTGTTTTCCACCAGAGTAGATAATTCAATTTATCACCTCAGAGACATGAAAATGGCTTCAAGATGACTCGCCAAAGCACATATATGGCTGAATCATACACAACTTCAGAGCAAATCACGGAAGAGGTTTGAATGCCTTTAAATTctcccagagagagagagacagagagagaaagatccATCAAGACATTTGTAATAAGAAAGCTCCATGTTGCTCATAGAAGTACCTTTTACAACTAGATCACTTACTATAATTCAAGAACATTAAATTCATTAGGCTTAAAATATTCTTAGGATATAAAAGATATTGGGAAACTCACAAATCTATCATGGCAAGCATGAGACCTTCGGACAAAAAACCGGTGGCAAAGAACCATGGCAGTTCCGATGGTGGTCTGGGGCCTGCATTCAATAACCAATTTTCTTAGCATAATATAGAGTAACTGATTTCAGGAAGCATTGGTACTAATCATAAAACAGAaatattcaagatgaagccactTGCATCTACTTATCTGCAGCATAACAAGTAAGTATAGTGCAGAACAAAAAGGACTTACAAGTCGAGACGCGATCCAAGATCTTGAAGAAATGCACAATACGAGTATCGCAATTGGGTTTCTCGTAACACATCGATGCCATCCTTTCTAGATGGAGAAATTCTCTCAATCTCATCCCTTGACATAAATACCACCTCATCATCCTCTAGTCGAGACCTGTCACGCTTCCCACTACTGGAAGTAGATGCATCTGCGTTTATCCTCGCAGGAAGAGGTATTCTATTCTTCCAAGCAGATGCGTTATCATAAGCTTCCCACGAGGACgatgaatattttcttcttttcatggaAGGCACATCACTGGACCTCATACGTtcaaagttgaatttgtcaacaGGTTCCCTGATTTCCCTGGAGTTCCCATGGAAACTGTCATAATTTCCATAATAACCGTTGTTTCTGTTTCTGGTTCGGTAATTATTATTGCTGAAGCTGCTTATACTGGAGGGCCAACAACCGTCATGGTAGGTACCTCCTTTCATGTCATAATTCCTCGCAAAGGACATCATTCCTGCAAGTTCCATCCATATCAAggaaaatttcagaggaagaaTAGCGGCCATGTGATCATTGCATCAGGCTTCATGGATAGCCAAAACTGCCTTAAACCTCGCCTAAATCCAGTAACAACTATGGTATTATTAAAATCCAGGATATTACGGACTTAACTGCTAAATCGAGACTTGATGTTTCTCACGCGTCAATCAACggactttaatttatttttccccaCAAAATTAACATAAGGCAAGGGAATTAAAGCAATTGCAAACAAAACCTACCATCCTTAAGAAAAGGGATAGTTTCGTTTACAGTCATCAATTACTATTGACTAGAACAAGGTGATCTGAACAATTTACAAAATCTACAACCCGCAGAAAGAAGCTGGTCAATAATCCCTCACCAACTATTAAACCCACTCCCCTCTATTACTTCAAGATTCCAAATTGACCACGGCAATCAACCAAAAAGACGGTTAATCAGCTCAGCAACAACAAATCACGCGTCGCCACACGGAAAATCtccccggaaaaaaaaaatcacgacgCCGGTCGGGGAAGGAGCGACTCCCGCGTCCGCATAGAAATCAAAAACCCCTCGGATCTACCCAGCGCCCACCCACTCGCCGAAACCGCAAATCGAACACGAAAACGTGCTCAAAATCCCATATTTGACCGATCTTCGCACGGAGCGAAGCAGATCGGAGGCACGAGATCATGCCCGATCAAGACGACCGGCCTCGAAATCAAAGAACGCCTCGAAAACCACCGAATTCCGCGAgccccaggaacaaaaattccCCCAAATCCAGCGccccgcccaaaaaaaaaaaaaggaaaaagaaaaagaaaaaccgaaaGATGAAGCGA
This region of Eucalyptus grandis isolate ANBG69807.140 chromosome 8, ASM1654582v1, whole genome shotgun sequence genomic DNA includes:
- the LOC104414861 gene encoding cyclin-T1-4 isoform X1, encoding MMSFARNYDMKGGTYHDGCWPSSISSFSNNNYRTRNRNNGYYGNYDSFHGNSREIREPVDKFNFERMRSSDVPSMKRRKYSSSSWEAYDNASAWKNRIPLPARINADASTSSSGKRDRSRLEDDEVVFMSRDEIERISPSRKDGIDVLRETQLRYSYCAFLQDLGSRLDLPQTTIGTAMVLCHRFFVRRSHACHDRFLIATAALFLAAKSEETPRPLNTVLRASCEIFHKQDISFLSYLLPVDWFEQYRERVTEAEQLILTTLNFELNVQHPYTPLTSTLNKLGLSQGVLLDVALNLISEGVYTRLECSFLMIYYAGGLMCCSWKFYYPLECWFILTGFILNTFLHIRPSLSRITPSCIVPVVYPNNFPLFGLPFAINLQAASEQFFK
- the LOC104414861 gene encoding cyclin-T1-4 isoform X2; this encodes MMSFARNYDMKGGTYHDGCWPSSISSFSNNNYRTRNRNNGYYGNYDSFHGNSREIREPVDKFNFERMRSSDVPSMKRRKYSSSSWEAYDNASAWKNRIPLPARINADASTSSSGKRDRSRLEDDEVVFMSRDEIERISPSRKDGIDVLRETQLRYSYCAFLQDLGSRLDLPQTTIGTAMVLCHRFFVRRSHACHDRFLIATAALFLAAKSEETPRPLNTVLRASCEIFHKQDISFLSYLLPVDWFEQYRERVTEAEQLILTTLNFELNVQHPYTPLTSTLNKLGLSQGVLLDVALNLISEGLRSSLWLQFKPHQIAAGAAYLAAKFLNMDLASYHSIWQEFQVTPSILQDVAQQLMELL